From one Luteolibacter sp. SL250 genomic stretch:
- a CDS encoding DUF1592 domain-containing protein, with amino-acid sequence MGFPLSFLRSATRSIPAFVAAGISFSCVSARAAEPVSVKAAGAVPSKAQLAESYKKEILPIFTTYCYDCHGDGSKKGELAMDHYADIDAMIADRDVWKRIRDHIDFRLMPPPDEDAPDDVNRKKLISWIDDAVFPVDPNNPDPGHVTLRRFNRTEYRNTIRDLLGVNVNVDEILPADDSGYGFDNIGDVLTLSPAHLERYLEAARVALNLAIDLGPQRLPQRAVNGQDFKGNGNRDKEGFYFFANAEASRDFKLPPGRYKFMVRAGAEAIAKEPAKMVLRLDGVDAHTWEVRNLRSKLETYETEIRVEGKANTKVGIAFTNDFYDAANPDPKERDRNLLLKQVIVEGPLDGPLAPRPETHRRIYGERANGLTDDAYMVEVLNRFARRAFRRPAEPGEIERYLAFNRIAKSQGKPVEEAIRHALEAMLISPTFLFREEPGIGTAKGGRQLISEHALAARLSYFLWSTMPDDELMKLSSAGKLRENLPQQISRMLADKKAEAFTSNFAGQWLQLRNLSGTFPNRYLFPSFYDDRLAPLMRKETEMLFANILQENLPVDTLLTADYTFINDKLAKHYGIEGVEGGDFRKVSLKDSPRRGIFGHGSFLVLTSYPNRTSPVLRGQYILENLLHTPAPPPPPNVPQLTATGGSKKKESLREQMERHRDDPACASCHALMDPIGFGLENFDAVGRWREKEGANPVNASGTLVTGQSFAGPQDLMKIISSDNRHAFHKAMAEKLLTYALGRGVDWYDRPAVESIVSKTDAGGGRFGQLIQAVVTSVPFQFRRD; translated from the coding sequence ATGGGTTTTCCGCTCTCCTTCCTCCGCTCCGCCACACGCAGCATCCCGGCTTTCGTGGCTGCGGGCATTTCGTTTTCCTGTGTCAGCGCCCGGGCGGCTGAACCGGTGAGCGTGAAGGCCGCGGGAGCGGTCCCGTCGAAGGCCCAGCTCGCGGAGAGCTACAAGAAGGAGATCCTGCCGATCTTCACGACCTATTGCTACGACTGCCACGGTGACGGCTCGAAAAAGGGCGAGCTGGCGATGGACCACTACGCGGACATCGACGCGATGATCGCCGACCGGGATGTGTGGAAGCGCATCCGCGACCACATCGACTTCCGCCTGATGCCGCCACCGGATGAGGATGCCCCGGATGACGTGAACCGGAAGAAGCTCATTTCCTGGATCGATGATGCGGTGTTCCCCGTCGATCCGAACAACCCGGACCCGGGCCACGTGACGCTCCGCCGCTTCAACCGGACGGAGTACCGCAACACCATCCGCGACCTGCTGGGGGTGAACGTGAACGTGGATGAGATCCTGCCCGCGGACGACAGCGGCTACGGCTTCGACAACATCGGGGACGTGCTCACGCTTTCCCCCGCGCACCTCGAGCGCTACCTGGAAGCGGCCCGTGTCGCGCTGAATCTGGCCATCGATCTGGGCCCGCAGCGTCTTCCTCAGAGGGCCGTCAACGGCCAGGACTTCAAGGGCAATGGCAACCGTGACAAGGAAGGCTTCTATTTCTTCGCGAATGCCGAGGCGTCCAGGGATTTCAAGCTGCCTCCGGGGCGCTACAAGTTCATGGTCCGCGCCGGTGCGGAGGCGATCGCCAAGGAGCCCGCCAAGATGGTCCTCCGCCTGGACGGCGTCGACGCCCACACCTGGGAGGTGAGGAACCTCCGCTCCAAGCTGGAGACCTACGAGACGGAGATCCGTGTGGAGGGGAAAGCCAACACGAAGGTGGGCATCGCCTTCACCAACGACTTTTACGACGCCGCAAACCCCGACCCGAAGGAGCGTGACCGCAACCTGCTGCTGAAGCAGGTCATCGTGGAAGGCCCGCTCGACGGACCGCTGGCCCCACGTCCGGAGACCCACCGCAGGATCTATGGTGAAAGGGCCAACGGTCTGACGGACGACGCCTACATGGTGGAGGTCCTCAACCGCTTCGCCCGCCGCGCCTTCCGCCGCCCGGCGGAACCCGGTGAGATCGAGCGTTACCTCGCCTTCAACCGCATCGCCAAGTCCCAGGGCAAGCCGGTGGAGGAAGCGATCCGCCACGCGCTGGAGGCCATGCTGATCTCCCCGACGTTCCTTTTCCGGGAGGAACCCGGCATCGGCACGGCGAAAGGCGGCCGCCAGCTCATCTCCGAGCACGCCCTGGCCGCACGGCTGTCCTATTTCCTCTGGAGCACCATGCCGGATGACGAGCTGATGAAGCTGTCCAGCGCCGGGAAGCTGCGTGAGAACCTGCCCCAGCAGATCTCCCGGATGCTGGCGGACAAGAAGGCGGAGGCGTTCACCTCGAACTTCGCCGGCCAGTGGCTGCAGCTCCGCAACCTATCCGGCACCTTCCCCAACCGCTACCTGTTCCCGTCGTTCTACGACGACCGCCTGGCCCCGCTGATGCGGAAGGAGACGGAGATGCTGTTCGCAAACATCCTCCAGGAAAACCTGCCCGTGGACACCCTGCTGACGGCGGACTACACCTTCATCAACGACAAGCTGGCAAAGCACTACGGCATCGAGGGCGTGGAAGGCGGGGACTTCCGCAAGGTATCCCTGAAGGATTCACCACGGCGCGGCATCTTCGGCCACGGTTCCTTCCTGGTGTTGACCTCCTACCCGAACCGCACCTCACCCGTGCTGCGCGGCCAGTACATCCTGGAAAACCTCCTGCACACCCCGGCCCCGCCACCTCCTCCGAACGTGCCGCAGCTCACCGCCACCGGCGGCAGCAAGAAAAAGGAAAGCCTGCGCGAGCAGATGGAAAGACACCGGGATGATCCGGCGTGCGCGTCCTGCCACGCGCTCATGGACCCCATCGGCTTCGGCTTGGAGAACTTCGACGCCGTCGGACGCTGGCGGGAGAAGGAAGGCGCCAACCCCGTGAACGCCTCCGGCACGCTCGTCACCGGCCAATCCTTCGCCGGCCCGCAGGATCTGATGAAGATCATCTCCAGCGACAACCGCCATGCCTTCCACAAGGCGATGGCGGAAAAGCTCCTCACCTACGCCCTGGGCCGCGGTGTCGATTGGTATGACCGCCCCGCCGTTGAAAGCATCGTCTCGAAGACGGACGCCGGCGGCGGACGTTTCGGCCAACTGATCCAGGCGGTCGTCACGTCCGTGCCGTTCCAGTTCCGCCGCGACTGA
- a CDS encoding DUF1552 domain-containing protein: protein MSSRRTFLKGIAGTLALPSLQSIVKAAPAVAAAAPTRLGFVYIPNGVNLDLWQPKGAENISESLSPLSGLRQHYSVMRGLDHKHANSNGDGGGDHARANATFLTGVQARKTSGADIKIGVSVDQVAAQQLGHLTRLPSLELSTDPPRRSGNCDSGYSCAYQFNLAWRGEATPAPAERDPRLVFEKMFGSGDPKEDSRRRLYQKSVLDFVLEDAKRLNSRLDGTDKSKMDEYLTSVRDVESRIQQAEKFRVQAPEELRPNGVPETYKDHIRTMYDMMVLAFQTDSTRVATYLLAHDGSNRTFGEIGVTDAHHQLSHHRGDPEILAKIALIDKFYIEQFAYFLERMRSIKEGSGTLLDHSMIVFGGGIADGNRHNHNDLPILLAGGGNGTLKQGRVIEAPKGTPTTNLYLSLLDRMNVKAERIGDSNGKLESIAS from the coding sequence ATGAGTTCACGCCGCACTTTCCTCAAGGGCATCGCAGGCACCCTCGCCCTGCCGAGCCTCCAGTCGATCGTCAAAGCAGCCCCCGCCGTGGCGGCCGCCGCTCCCACCCGGCTTGGGTTCGTCTACATCCCGAACGGCGTGAACCTGGACCTGTGGCAGCCGAAGGGCGCGGAGAACATCTCCGAGTCGCTCTCTCCGCTCTCCGGACTCCGCCAGCACTACTCCGTGATGCGTGGACTGGACCACAAGCACGCGAACTCCAACGGCGACGGCGGTGGTGACCATGCCCGCGCGAACGCCACTTTCCTCACCGGTGTGCAGGCGCGGAAGACCTCCGGCGCCGACATCAAGATCGGCGTCTCCGTTGACCAGGTGGCCGCCCAGCAGCTCGGCCACCTCACCCGCCTGCCCTCGCTCGAACTTTCCACGGACCCGCCCCGCCGCTCCGGCAACTGTGACTCCGGCTACTCCTGCGCCTACCAGTTCAACCTCGCCTGGCGGGGTGAGGCGACCCCGGCCCCGGCCGAGCGGGATCCACGGCTGGTGTTCGAGAAAATGTTCGGCTCTGGCGACCCGAAGGAAGATTCCCGCCGCAGGCTCTACCAGAAGAGCGTGCTCGACTTCGTCCTGGAGGACGCGAAGCGCCTGAACAGCCGCCTCGACGGCACCGACAAGTCGAAGATGGATGAGTACCTCACCTCTGTCCGGGATGTGGAAAGCCGCATCCAGCAGGCGGAGAAATTCCGAGTCCAGGCACCGGAGGAACTCCGGCCCAACGGCGTGCCGGAAACCTACAAGGACCATATCCGCACCATGTATGACATGATGGTGCTGGCCTTCCAGACCGACAGCACCCGGGTCGCCACCTACCTCCTCGCCCACGACGGATCGAACCGCACTTTCGGCGAGATCGGCGTGACGGACGCCCACCACCAGCTCTCCCACCACCGGGGGGATCCGGAGATCCTCGCAAAGATCGCCCTCATCGACAAATTCTACATCGAGCAGTTCGCCTACTTCCTCGAGCGGATGCGCTCCATCAAGGAAGGCAGCGGCACCCTGCTCGACCACTCCATGATCGTCTTTGGAGGCGGCATCGCGGATGGCAACCGCCACAACCACAACGACCTCCCCATCCTCCTCGCGGGTGGCGGCAACGGCACCCTCAAGCAGGGCCGCGTGATCGAGGCTCCGAAAGGCACCCCGACGACGAACCTCTACCTCTCCCTGCTCGACCGTATGAACGTGAAGGCGGAGCGCATCGGTGACTCCAACGGAAAGCTCGAGTCCATCGCGTCCTGA